In Bacillus sp. DX3.1, the following proteins share a genomic window:
- a CDS encoding ABC transporter substrate-binding protein — protein sequence MKKYITLFTAILSVFFLLIGCNAKDNEKASATKTDKGKKQIEITDFSGRKVTFDRTPNSFATLSVGDMDIIHELGGKIVGRPDTKLTLPDDLKKAQVIGNAHQPNFEQIASLKPDLLVANNGFQKSIPTVEGQGTKVMISSANSVKDIQKSIDIYGTLLQKEDKSKELNQKIDDQMKKYEKKSDAKALLVYGAPGTYLAALPNSLSGDILEKTGGKNIAAEFPKMKEYPQYAQLSVERIIEANPDVIFLITHGDPAGVKKAFEGEMMKNEAWKNLEAVKQNRVVILPPDLFGSNPGTKVTEAMDFMYKSIQDVRK from the coding sequence ATGAAAAAATATATAACGCTGTTTACAGCGATTCTATCTGTTTTTTTCTTGTTAATCGGTTGCAATGCAAAAGACAACGAAAAAGCGTCTGCAACAAAAACAGACAAAGGAAAAAAACAAATCGAGATTACCGACTTCTCAGGCAGAAAAGTAACATTTGACAGGACGCCTAACAGCTTTGCTACCTTGAGCGTAGGAGATATGGATATCATTCATGAATTAGGTGGTAAAATTGTCGGTCGTCCAGATACGAAATTAACACTCCCAGACGATTTAAAGAAGGCGCAAGTAATTGGGAATGCTCATCAACCAAACTTTGAACAAATTGCTAGTTTAAAACCGGATCTTCTTGTGGCCAATAACGGGTTTCAGAAAAGTATTCCAACAGTTGAGGGACAGGGAACAAAGGTGATGATTTCCTCAGCAAATTCTGTAAAAGATATTCAGAAGAGTATCGATATATACGGAACATTACTGCAAAAAGAAGATAAATCAAAAGAATTAAATCAAAAAATTGATGATCAAATGAAAAAATACGAGAAAAAGAGCGATGCAAAAGCATTGCTAGTATACGGAGCACCAGGTACATATTTAGCGGCATTGCCGAATTCTTTATCAGGTGACATTTTAGAGAAAACGGGCGGGAAAAATATCGCTGCTGAATTCCCAAAAATGAAAGAGTATCCGCAATATGCACAGCTAAGTGTAGAACGTATTATTGAAGCAAATCCAGATGTTATTTTCTTAATTACACATGGTGACCCTGCAGGCGTGAAAAAAGCATTTGAAGGGGAAATGATGAAAAACGAGGCGTGGAAAAACTTAGAAGCAGTGAAACAAAACCGCGTCGTTATTTTACCACCAGATTTATTTGGTTCAAATCCTGGAACCAAAGTAACTGAAGCGATGGACTTTATGTATAAAAGTATACAAGATGTAAGGAAATGA
- a CDS encoding O-acetylserine dependent cystathionine beta-synthase, whose product MKVYRGVHELIGNTPIVEITRFSLPEGVRLFAKLEFYNPGGSVKDRLGRELIEDALSKGLIKPGGTIIEPTAGNTGIGLALAALEHDLHVIVCVPEKFSIEKQELMKALGATIVHTPTVKGMTGAIAKAEELRKEIPNSYSPSQFANEANPRAYYKTLGPELWEALNGDIHIFVAGAGTGGTFMGTASYLKEQNSAIKTVIVEPEGSILNGGEAGSHETEGIGLEFIPPFLKPSYFDEIHTIADRDAFSRVKQLAQKEGLLVGSSSGSAFHASLLEAEKAKPGTNIVTIFPDSSERYLSKHIYKGWE is encoded by the coding sequence ATGAAGGTGTATCGTGGAGTTCATGAACTGATCGGAAATACGCCGATCGTAGAAATTACTCGTTTTTCACTTCCAGAGGGCGTTCGTTTATTTGCTAAGCTTGAATTTTATAATCCAGGCGGAAGTGTGAAGGATCGCTTAGGGAGAGAATTGATTGAAGATGCACTCTCGAAAGGGCTTATCAAACCAGGTGGCACCATCATTGAGCCGACAGCAGGAAATACTGGAATTGGACTGGCACTTGCGGCATTAGAGCATGATTTACATGTTATCGTTTGTGTCCCAGAAAAGTTTAGTATTGAAAAGCAAGAGCTGATGAAAGCACTCGGTGCAACAATTGTGCATACACCAACTGTAAAAGGAATGACAGGCGCAATTGCTAAGGCAGAGGAACTGAGAAAAGAGATTCCCAATTCATATTCGCCAAGTCAGTTTGCAAATGAAGCAAACCCACGGGCTTACTATAAGACGCTAGGTCCAGAATTATGGGAAGCGTTGAATGGAGACATTCATATATTTGTAGCAGGTGCTGGCACAGGTGGAACATTTATGGGGACTGCATCTTATTTAAAAGAACAAAATAGTGCGATTAAGACGGTTATCGTAGAACCTGAGGGATCTATTTTAAACGGTGGTGAAGCTGGTTCACATGAAACAGAAGGAATTGGTCTTGAATTTATACCACCATTTTTAAAACCATCCTATTTTGATGAAATTCATACGATTGCTGACCGAGATGCATTTTCGCGTGTAAAACAGTTGGCTCAGAAGGAAGGGCTTCTTGTAGGTAGTTCTTCAGGATCCGCGTTTCATGCCAGTTTATTAGAAGCGGAAAAAGCAAAACCAGGTACAAATATCGTGACCATTTTTCCGGATAGTAGTGAACGTTATTTAAGTAAACATATATACAAAGGATGGGAATAA
- the mtnN gene encoding 5'-methylthioadenosine/S-adenosylhomocysteine nucleosidase, giving the protein MRIAVIGAMEEEVRILRDKLEHAETETVAGCEFTKGTLAGHEVILLKSGIGKVNAAMSTTILLERYQPEKVINTGSAGGFHQSLNVGDVVISTEVRHHDVDVTAFDYEYGQVPGMPAGFTADEELVALAEKCMQTEEKIQVVKGMIATGDSFMSDPNRVAAIREKFENLYAVEMEAAAVAQVCYQYKVPFVIIRALSDIAGKESDVSFDQFLDQAALHSTNFIVKVLEELK; this is encoded by the coding sequence TTGAGAATTGCTGTAATTGGAGCAATGGAAGAAGAAGTACGTATTTTACGTGACAAACTAGAACATGCAGAAACAGAAACTGTTGCAGGCTGTGAATTTACGAAAGGGACATTAGCGGGACATGAAGTAATCTTGCTGAAGTCTGGTATTGGTAAAGTGAATGCAGCTATGTCAACGACAATTTTATTAGAGAGATATCAACCTGAAAAAGTAATTAATACAGGTTCAGCTGGTGGATTCCACCAATCTTTAAATGTTGGGGATGTTGTTATCTCAACAGAAGTTCGTCATCATGATGTGGATGTAACTGCATTTGATTATGAATATGGTCAAGTGCCAGGAATGCCAGCAGGATTTACGGCAGATGAAGAACTAGTTGCATTAGCAGAAAAATGCATGCAGACCGAAGAAAAGATTCAAGTTGTGAAAGGCATGATTGCAACAGGCGATTCATTCATGAGCGATCCAAACCGCGTTGCTGCGATCCGTGAGAAATTTGAAAATCTTTATGCAGTTGAAATGGAAGCAGCGGCAGTTGCACAAGTATGCTACCAGTATAAAGTGCCATTTGTAATTATTCGCGCACTTTCGGATATTGCTGGTAAAGAATCAGATGTTTCTTTCGATCAATTTTTAGATCAAGCAGCGCTTCATTCTACAAACTTCATTGTAAAAGTATTAGAAGAGTTAAAGTAA
- the adhE gene encoding bifunctional acetaldehyde-CoA/alcohol dehydrogenase: MVVKEKVVNEMQEVTEMIDTLVKNGQEALQALESFTQEQIDNIVHEMALAGVDQHMPLAKMAVEETGRGVYEDKCIKNIFATEYIWHSMKKDKTVGIIHEDPHEEIIEIAEPVGVVAGVTPVTNPTSTTMFKALIAMKTRNPIIFAFHPSAQNCSIAAAKTLRDAAVKVGAPENCIQWIEKPSVEATKQLMNHEGVALVLATGGAGMVKSAYSTGKPALGVGPGNVPCYIEKSAHVKRAVNDLILSKTFDNGMICASEQAIIVDKEIYNDVKKEMIANNCYFVAQDEMGKLEKLVINENTCAVNSDIVGKSAHYIAALVGITVPEDTKMLVAEIEGVGADYPLSREKLSPVLACVKANSLEEGFQHCEGMLDLGGLGHSAVIHSTNKEVQKQFGLRMKACRLIVNAPSSQGGIGDIYNAFIPSLTLGCGSYGKNSVSQNVTATHLLNIKRLASRKKNMQWFKLPPKIYFEKHATGYLANMPNISRAFIVTDPGMVEHGYVDTVTHYLRQHMNDVKVEVFFEVEPDPSDETVFKGADMMRSFKPDVIIALGGGSAMDAAKGMWLFYEHPETTFFGIKQKFLDIRKRTCKYPKLGNKAQFVAIPTTSGTGSEVTPFAVITDKKNNIKYPLADYELTPDVAIVDPQFVMTVPPHVTADTGMDVLTHAIEAYVSIMANDYTDGLALKAIDLVFKYLPRAYKDGNDEEAREKMHNASAIAGMAFANAFLGINHSLAHKLGPEFHIPHGRANAILMPHVIRYNAIKPRKHALFPKYEHFIADERYAHIARMLGLPASTVAEGVESLVQAIIALGKELNINMSIAGQGVEQETFEAVVGTLAERAFEDQCTTANPKLPLISELKEVYMQAYKGV, encoded by the coding sequence ATGGTAGTCAAAGAAAAAGTTGTAAATGAAATGCAAGAAGTAACAGAAATGATTGATACGTTGGTGAAGAACGGTCAGGAAGCTTTACAAGCATTAGAGAGTTTTACACAAGAGCAAATTGACAACATTGTACATGAAATGGCACTTGCGGGTGTAGATCAACATATGCCACTTGCGAAAATGGCTGTTGAGGAAACAGGCCGCGGTGTATATGAAGACAAATGCATCAAAAATATTTTTGCCACTGAATACATTTGGCATAGTATGAAAAAAGACAAAACAGTAGGAATCATTCATGAAGATCCTCATGAAGAAATAATAGAAATTGCAGAACCAGTCGGTGTAGTTGCTGGGGTAACACCAGTAACGAATCCAACTTCGACAACGATGTTTAAAGCGTTAATCGCAATGAAAACAAGAAACCCAATTATTTTCGCGTTTCATCCTTCTGCACAAAACTGTTCGATTGCAGCAGCTAAAACGTTACGTGATGCGGCAGTGAAGGTAGGCGCGCCAGAGAACTGTATTCAATGGATTGAAAAACCTTCTGTTGAGGCTACGAAGCAATTAATGAATCATGAAGGTGTAGCACTTGTTCTGGCAACGGGAGGCGCAGGAATGGTGAAATCAGCTTATTCTACTGGTAAACCAGCTTTAGGAGTAGGACCTGGGAATGTACCTTGTTATATAGAGAAATCAGCACATGTAAAACGTGCTGTAAATGATTTAATTTTATCCAAAACATTTGATAACGGTATGATTTGTGCTTCTGAGCAAGCAATTATTGTAGACAAAGAAATCTACAATGACGTGAAGAAAGAAATGATAGCAAATAATTGTTACTTTGTAGCGCAGGACGAGATGGGGAAATTAGAGAAACTTGTAATCAATGAGAATACATGTGCAGTGAATAGCGATATCGTTGGGAAATCCGCTCATTACATTGCGGCATTAGTGGGAATTACAGTACCAGAAGATACAAAAATGCTCGTTGCTGAAATCGAAGGAGTGGGTGCAGACTATCCGCTATCTCGTGAAAAATTAAGCCCAGTATTAGCTTGTGTAAAAGCAAATTCCTTAGAAGAAGGATTTCAGCATTGTGAAGGAATGTTGGATCTTGGTGGTCTAGGACATTCCGCAGTCATTCATTCAACTAATAAAGAAGTACAAAAACAATTTGGTTTACGTATGAAAGCATGTCGTCTTATCGTGAATGCTCCGTCATCACAAGGGGGAATTGGTGATATATACAATGCGTTCATTCCATCGCTTACACTTGGATGCGGATCATATGGGAAGAATTCTGTTTCTCAAAATGTGACGGCAACTCACTTACTTAATATAAAAAGGCTAGCAAGTAGAAAAAAGAATATGCAGTGGTTTAAACTGCCGCCCAAAATTTATTTTGAAAAACATGCAACAGGGTATTTAGCAAATATGCCAAACATTTCGCGAGCATTCATTGTAACAGACCCTGGCATGGTAGAGCATGGCTATGTTGATACAGTAACGCATTATTTACGTCAACATATGAATGATGTAAAAGTAGAGGTGTTCTTTGAAGTAGAACCAGATCCGTCAGATGAAACCGTATTTAAAGGGGCAGACATGATGCGAAGCTTTAAACCGGACGTTATTATTGCTCTTGGTGGTGGATCAGCGATGGATGCAGCAAAAGGAATGTGGTTGTTCTATGAACATCCAGAAACAACATTCTTTGGGATAAAGCAAAAATTTTTAGATATAAGAAAGCGTACATGTAAATATCCGAAACTTGGAAATAAAGCGCAATTTGTTGCGATTCCAACTACATCAGGAACAGGTTCAGAAGTAACTCCATTTGCGGTTATTACAGATAAAAAGAACAATATAAAATATCCGCTTGCCGATTATGAACTAACACCAGACGTGGCAATTGTTGACCCGCAATTTGTCATGACGGTACCACCGCATGTAACAGCAGACACTGGAATGGATGTGTTAACACATGCGATTGAAGCGTACGTGTCTATTATGGCAAATGATTATACAGATGGTTTGGCGTTAAAAGCGATTGATCTCGTATTTAAATATTTACCAAGAGCATACAAGGATGGAAATGATGAAGAGGCACGTGAGAAAATGCATAACGCTTCAGCGATTGCTGGAATGGCATTTGCCAATGCTTTTCTTGGCATTAACCATAGCTTGGCACATAAACTCGGACCGGAGTTTCATATTCCGCACGGTCGTGCAAATGCCATTTTAATGCCGCATGTAATCCGTTATAATGCAATTAAACCGAGAAAACATGCATTGTTCCCAAAATATGAGCACTTTATTGCAGATGAACGTTATGCACATATTGCGAGAATGCTTGGACTTCCAGCAAGCACAGTGGCAGAAGGTGTGGAATCATTAGTGCAAGCCATTATTGCACTGGGAAAAGAATTAAATATTAATATGAGTATTGCTGGACAAGGTGTAGAGCAAGAAACATTTGAAGCAGTTGTTGGTACGTTGGCTGAACGCGCATTTGAAGATCAATGTACAACTGCAAATCCGAAATTACCACTTATTTCAGAGCTAAAAGAAGTATACATGCAGGCATACAAAGGTGTGTAA
- a CDS encoding YrhC family protein, whose translation MKELQQKIADYIRFGQVLLALGSFLMIGLLIPNEGRETPQLFAMMSAIVLFLGVSFFFFKRVKVLRDQLEENEYE comes from the coding sequence ATGAAAGAATTACAGCAGAAAATAGCAGACTATATTCGCTTCGGTCAAGTTCTTCTTGCACTAGGCTCATTTTTAATGATTGGGTTACTGATTCCAAATGAGGGAAGAGAAACACCACAATTATTTGCCATGATGAGCGCCATTGTTTTATTTTTAGGTGTGTCATTTTTCTTTTTCAAACGTGTAAAAGTGTTGCGTGATCAGTTAGAGGAGAACGAATATGAATAA
- a CDS encoding bifunctional cystathionine gamma-lyase/homocysteine desulfhydrase, whose translation MRAKTKLIHGIRIGEPSTGSVNVPIYQTSTYKQEAVGKHKGYEYSRTGNPTRAALEEMIAVLENGHAGFAFGSGMAAITAVIMLFSKGDHVILTDDVYGGTYRVITKVLNRFGIEHTFVDTTNLEEIAEAVRPNTKAIFAETPTNPLLKITDIKQISTFAKEKGLLTIIDNTFMTPYWQTPISLGADIVLHSATKYLGGHSDVVAGLAVVNSAELAEELHFIQNSTGGILGPQDSFLLLRGLRTLGIRMEENEANARAIAEFLNNHPKVNKVYYPGLGTHPNHALATEQANGYGAIISFDVDSEETLNYLLEKLQYFTLAESLGAVESLISIPAQMTHASIPADRRKELGITDTLIRISVGIEDGEDLIEDLAQALA comes from the coding sequence ATGAGAGCAAAAACAAAGTTAATTCATGGTATTCGCATAGGAGAACCTTCAACTGGATCTGTAAATGTACCAATTTATCAAACAAGTACGTACAAACAAGAAGCAGTTGGCAAGCATAAAGGATATGAATATTCACGTACAGGAAATCCAACGCGTGCAGCACTTGAAGAAATGATTGCCGTGCTAGAAAACGGTCATGCTGGATTTGCTTTTGGGTCAGGAATGGCTGCTATTACAGCAGTGATCATGTTGTTTTCAAAAGGAGACCATGTCATATTAACAGATGATGTATATGGCGGTACGTATCGTGTGATAACGAAAGTATTAAATCGCTTTGGTATTGAACATACATTTGTAGATACGACAAACTTAGAAGAAATAGCGGAAGCCGTTCGTCCAAATACAAAAGCCATTTTTGCAGAAACACCAACAAATCCATTGTTAAAAATTACAGATATTAAACAAATTTCTACATTTGCAAAAGAAAAAGGTTTATTAACAATTATTGATAATACATTCATGACCCCATATTGGCAGACGCCAATTTCTTTAGGAGCAGATATTGTACTTCACAGTGCAACGAAATATTTAGGTGGCCACAGCGATGTTGTTGCTGGATTAGCTGTTGTAAATAGCGCAGAGCTAGCAGAAGAACTTCATTTTATTCAAAATTCAACAGGCGGTATTCTTGGACCACAGGATAGCTTTTTATTATTACGTGGTTTACGAACATTAGGAATACGAATGGAAGAAAATGAGGCAAATGCGCGTGCGATTGCTGAGTTTTTAAACAATCATCCAAAAGTAAACAAAGTGTACTATCCAGGTCTTGGAACGCATCCAAATCATGCATTAGCAACAGAACAAGCAAACGGATATGGTGCAATTATTTCATTTGATGTCGATAGTGAAGAAACGTTAAATTATCTACTTGAGAAATTACAGTACTTTACACTTGCTGAAAGTTTAGGAGCTGTAGAAAGCCTAATTTCTATCCCAGCTCAAATGACGCACGCATCTATTCCAGCAGATCGCCGAAAAGAACTAGGGATTACAGATACATTGATTCGTATTTCTGTCGGTATTGAAGATGGAGAAGACTTGATTGAAGATTTAGCACAAGCGTTAGCTTAA